GTTCAACACCGACCCGGCGGTCTCGAACGCTGCGCGCGGCCCCGACACCATGATGGCCAGAGTGCCCTGCTTGGCCCCGCCGACGCCGCCGCTGACCGGTGCGTCCAGTGCCGCGATCCCGTGGGCAGCCAGTGTGGCGTGATTGCGCTGCGCCACTTCACTTCCCACGGTCGACAGGTCGATGAACAACGCGACCTTCGCGCCGGCGGCCACCTCGTCGGTCACCGTCGCCGACGCCTGTGGTGACGGCAGACTGGCCAACACGATCTCGGCACGATCGGCGACCTCCCTCGGCGAAGACGCGCCCTGTGCGCCGAACTTTATTGCGCGCTCGACCACTTCACTGCGGGTGTCGTAGACCACCAGCTCGCGGCCGGTATCGGCCAGCCGGTTGGCCATGGGAAATCCCATGTTGCCCAGGCCGATGAAGCCGATCACTGCTGCTGCTCGTACTCGGCGAACGCCTCACGGGCGATCCGGAAGCTGTCCACTGCGGCCGGGACGCCCGCGTAGATCGCCACCTGCATGAAGACCTCGCGGATCTCCTCACGTGTGACGCCGTTGGTGAGCGCGCCCTTGACGTGGGTGCGCAGCTCGTTGGGCCGGTTGAGCACCGCGATCATGGCCAGGTTGAGCATGCTGCGGGTCTTGCGCGACAGGCCCTCGCGCCCCCATACCGCCCCCCAGCAATACTCGGTGACCAGGTCCTGGAACGGTTTCGAGAAGTCGTCTCCGGGGTCGGCGGTGGCGACATAGGCGTTGCCCAGCACGGCGGCACGGATCTCGCGGCCGCGGTCGTAGGTCTGTTGATCCATGATTTCCCCTTCTCGCGGCCCATGAGAACTTTAGACTTCAAAA
The window above is part of the Mycolicibacter sp. MU0102 genome. Proteins encoded here:
- a CDS encoding carboxymuconolactone decarboxylase family protein, whose product is MDQQTYDRGREIRAAVLGNAYVATADPGDDFSKPFQDLVTEYCWGAVWGREGLSRKTRSMLNLAMIAVLNRPNELRTHVKGALTNGVTREEIREVFMQVAIYAGVPAAVDSFRIAREAFAEYEQQQ